The Pseudomonas cucumis sequence CATGAATCTCTTCCTTGAGAGAGATGATCTCGATGGTTTTGGGCAACTTGAAGCCCGAGAGGTAGCGCGAAAGCAGGGTAGAGATAGTGCTTTGGGTCAGGTCAGCGCTTCCTTCAACGCACAGGTGCAGTACGTTTACCTCCTTGTTGTCCGGGACGATGTAAGCTTTCGCGCGCACCACGTCCGGATGCTTCAACACAATGGATTCGATTTCCGTCAGGTCGACCATTTGCGCTTTGATCTTCGAGATTCGCAGGCGTTGGCAATAGAAGAACACATGCCCATCGTCGTCCCGCCAGACCAGATCACCCGTGTGCAGCCAGCCATCACGGAAGAATCGGGCGTTGGCGTCCTCTGCATCGTTATAGCCGTCAATCACCATCGAGCCGCGTATCAGCAGTTCGCCGATGCGTCCAGGTGCGACATCCCGCCCCTCGGCATCAACGACCCGCAGTTCTACGCCACTAATCGGTTGGCCCATGGCGCCGCGATGGACCTTGCCAATCGAGCTCTGGACAATCACCGGCATGCTCTCGGTCAATCCATAGCCTTGCAGCACCGGATTGCATCCCAGCAGCCGACCTAGTTTTTCGGCTTCATCTGCTGGTAGATGGCTGCCACCCGAATAAATCATCAGCTGAGGGTGCATCGGCAAAAGCGCGCCCTTGCGTTTGGCCAGTCGCGTATTGAAGTAGCGAATGACGTCCGGCACCAGGCAGGCAAAGGTGACCTTATGTTGTGATAAAACTTCTGCCAGATCCCTATTGAGCAGGGTATTGGTCATTAACAGGGTGGCGCCTACGCTCAATGGGAAAACCATCATTACGGACAGGCCGAAGATGGCATACAGCGGCAGCGTCACCAGGTGAACGGACCCCACGCCTTGAAGATGAAACTGCTCATGCAGCCCATCGCTCGATTGCGTCAGGTCAAGGTAGCGGTGAGAAACGGCCAGCGGTTTGCCGATGCCCCGATAGGTGAACTGTACCGAGACAATCGGATTGCCCTCGGGCAATAACAAGGGCTCGGGCTGTCTCGGCAGCCGAGAGTCCGCCGTTGCATTGTCGGGCAGGGGCGATGACGGCTCGCTTGCGGCGTTCAACACCAAGGAGTGCTGAATGCCGTAGGCAAGCTGAAATGTCTCGCGATGCTGCTCGAATAGCGGTTCGGTGGTCACTACCAGCGTCGGTCTGGCGATGCTGATGACGCTGTTCATTTCGAAAGGCGTCAGTTTGTAGTTGAGAATGACCGGAACCGCACCGCGCCCGATGATCGCCAGATAGTAGGCGATGAACTCCACCCCATTAGGTAAAACAAGCGCTACTTTGTCTCCCGGCAATACATTCAATGCTTTGAGGGCACCGTTGCATTCTTCAGCTTTTATTCGCAACTCTCGGTAAGTGACAGTTTCTTCTTCCGCGTCCAGATTCCTGATAGCAATGTGATCAGGGAAAGACTTTGAAAAACCGACGAACCGATGCAGAAAACCTTCTTTAGATGAAAGGCTTTTCATTTACCAACCTCTCTCAATCCTTGAATTTATGGTTAGACAAAAAAGTACTACAGAGGCAGGCTATATATAAAATGTTTCAATTAAGCATCAATATAATTATTTTTCCGATACCAATCCAAGGTGTCGGTCAATGTTTCCGCCACGGGGCGGAACTTGCACTCCAATTCCTTTAGGCTTTTGTTGTGGCTGAAATGGGTGCGCCCTTGCTCTTGCTCCATGAGTTTGACAGTGGAGGTACTGATGAGCACCGGCTTTTTCGTGATTCGGTAATAACCTTCATAGATCAAGGCAATTATACGTAGCATGAACAGTGGCACTTTGCGCTCCGGCGCTTTTACGCCGCTGACGCTGGAGAGCGCCTGGAAAATGCTTTTCATGTCCATGTGATTGCCGGCTGCCAGGTAGCGTTCTCCGGATCGGCCGCGTGTGATTGCCGCGAGTTGATGCTCTGCTACATCCCTGGCGTCGACAACGGAAAAACTTCCAGGCAGTATGCCGGGTAATTTCTTTCCGACAAAGTCGAGCAGGAACTGTCCTGATGAGGTGGGACCGATATCCCCGGGGCCAAACATCCAGCCCGGCAATACCATGGCGATGAACATATCCGGGTGCTGCAACAGAAATTCCTGAACTTTTTGTTCAGACATTATTTTGCTCAAATAATAGTCGTCAGCCTCCGATTCATTGCGAGACATTGTTTCATCGATTACTTGATCTCTATTGCCCTTCAAAACGGCAATGGATGAAGTATGGACTGCGCGACGAATGCCAGCCGCATAAGCGGCTTGGAATAGTCGCTCGGTCCCGATCACATTAGTGTCATAAAGTTTCTGCCAGTGCTTTCCGCCTTTGTAACTATCGCGGAAATAGGCAGCCGTATGAAATAAGGCATCACAGCCGTGCAAGGCATGGCTGAAGGCATCGACATTGAGCATGTCGCCTTCGACAAATTCGACAGGAAGATTGCCGAACTGCTTCTTGGCTTTTTCGACGGAGCGGACCAGCGCTTTTACTTTGATATTCCGCTTTAAAAGCGCATGAACCACATTATTACCGAGCAGGCCTGTAGCGCCTGTAACAAAGGCATATTCCATTAAAATCCAACTCCTGTGAGTAACCTGCTACTGCATTGAGATTGATGTCACCGGGTTCGATGCGAGATCAGGCGCTGGCTACATCAACGGCGGCAAGTAAAAACCATTTGGTATCTGAAAATCAAGTGGTATTTCGTTGTCGCCGCAAGGTCGACGTCCTCGAGCCCGGCCTAAAACTCGAAAATCAGCGGTTTAGAGCGTTGTGCCTATCGTCTGCCTCCTTGGGGCGTCACAAGACAGCCGTGGCAGGGAAGGCACGCATCAGGCTGGATACCGGCCTCTTTATGAGTTGTAAACGCTTGTAATGCCAACGAAAAATCATCGGAGCAGTCCTTTTGGATCCTTCGTCGCCTGCCCCAATATAGTGCATTTACATGGCTCTCCTTAAAAGTTTAACTGTAAAGTTATTAAGAAAGCCTAGTATAAGATATGATAGTTAAAACAGGTTTTGCGCAGGGAGTAGCAGATCTGTTGCATCCAGTTGCAGTTAGATTTTTTGGTTTGGCTAAAAGGAGCCGAAAGCGTGATTAAAAAGAGATTAGGTCGAGAAGAAAGTCAGCAAGTAACAAGAGATAAATTATTCGACACCGCCACTGACCTTATGGTGAGAAAAGGCTTTCACGCGGCCAGCGTCAACGCTATTTCCGAGGATGCCGGCTTTTCGAAGGGCGCGTTCTTTTCAAACTTTACAAGTAAGTCAGACTTGCTTTTGCAATTGACTCAGCGGTTCAAGAGAGTTGAAATAGATCGGTTGAGCGTTACCCTGAGTTCGGGGTTTTCATCTGAACAGCTGACCCATGGATTGAATGCTTATATTGACACACTTAAAAATAATGCCAGTTGTGCAATTCTTGATGCTGAACTGCAACTGATCGCCTTGCGCGATGAAGAGTTCTCAAAGCATTACTACGATCTGCATCAGGAGAATAGTGAAGCCTTGGGCAAGCTGATTACCATCATATTTAATCATGCAGGCAAGAAGCCTCCTTTGGCGTATGCCGCTCTTGCAAGAACCTTCACCGCTTTGTCGGAAGGTTTGATACTGCAAGGGCATAAAGATCCGGCCTCTGAAATAAAGCTCGTGTTGAACTCGCTTATTCAGACAGCAGAGCCTCTGTAGAACGCTACCATTCTTGTAATACGTACGGTATTCCGCATGTCCGAGGCTCAGCCTCGGGCAGGATGCGAATAGGCCCCTCTGTGTTCATGCCGAGAGTCTCAGGCCATCATCTCCACCCAACCCGATCGATGCGCTGAACATCAATGGGCGGGGTAGTCCGCCACCACCATGTCAGTACCGTCTTTTTTCAGTCCGATCACCTGATAGGCATCACTCATGCCGTCCATTTCCATGCCGGGCGAGCC is a genomic window containing:
- a CDS encoding class I adenylate-forming enzyme family protein — encoded protein: MKSLSSKEGFLHRFVGFSKSFPDHIAIRNLDAEEETVTYRELRIKAEECNGALKALNVLPGDKVALVLPNGVEFIAYYLAIIGRGAVPVILNYKLTPFEMNSVISIARPTLVVTTEPLFEQHRETFQLAYGIQHSLVLNAASEPSSPLPDNATADSRLPRQPEPLLLPEGNPIVSVQFTYRGIGKPLAVSHRYLDLTQSSDGLHEQFHLQGVGSVHLVTLPLYAIFGLSVMMVFPLSVGATLLMTNTLLNRDLAEVLSQHKVTFACLVPDVIRYFNTRLAKRKGALLPMHPQLMIYSGGSHLPADEAEKLGRLLGCNPVLQGYGLTESMPVIVQSSIGKVHRGAMGQPISGVELRVVDAEGRDVAPGRIGELLIRGSMVIDGYNDAEDANARFFRDGWLHTGDLVWRDDDGHVFFYCQRLRISKIKAQMVDLTEIESIVLKHPDVVRAKAYIVPDNKEVNVLHLCVEGSADLTQSTISTLLSRYLSGFKLPKTIEIISLKEEIHAS
- a CDS encoding TetR/AcrR family transcriptional regulator, which codes for MIKKRLGREESQQVTRDKLFDTATDLMVRKGFHAASVNAISEDAGFSKGAFFSNFTSKSDLLLQLTQRFKRVEIDRLSVTLSSGFSSEQLTHGLNAYIDTLKNNASCAILDAELQLIALRDEEFSKHYYDLHQENSEALGKLITIIFNHAGKKPPLAYAALARTFTALSEGLILQGHKDPASEIKLVLNSLIQTAEPL
- a CDS encoding SDR family oxidoreductase, with amino-acid sequence MEYAFVTGATGLLGNNVVHALLKRNIKVKALVRSVEKAKKQFGNLPVEFVEGDMLNVDAFSHALHGCDALFHTAAYFRDSYKGGKHWQKLYDTNVIGTERLFQAAYAAGIRRAVHTSSIAVLKGNRDQVIDETMSRNESEADDYYLSKIMSEQKVQEFLLQHPDMFIAMVLPGWMFGPGDIGPTSSGQFLLDFVGKKLPGILPGSFSVVDARDVAEHQLAAITRGRSGERYLAAGNHMDMKSIFQALSSVSGVKAPERKVPLFMLRIIALIYEGYYRITKKPVLISTSTVKLMEQEQGRTHFSHNKSLKELECKFRPVAETLTDTLDWYRKNNYIDA